One Solirubrobacter pauli DNA segment encodes these proteins:
- a CDS encoding YraN family protein: protein MTDVRHTAGQQGEEHAAAHFEHLGFEVLARNHRTRFGELDLVAYDGRTLVFAEVKTRRSDGREPWENLHFVKQSKVRRMAIAWLTEAPERPFGAALRFDGVAVLVDTRGALIRLDHLEAAF from the coding sequence ATGACCGACGTCCGGCATACCGCGGGCCAGCAGGGCGAGGAGCACGCGGCCGCACACTTCGAGCACCTCGGCTTCGAGGTGCTCGCCCGCAACCACCGCACACGCTTCGGCGAGCTCGACCTCGTCGCCTACGACGGCCGGACGCTGGTGTTCGCCGAGGTCAAGACCCGCCGCTCAGACGGCCGCGAGCCCTGGGAGAACCTCCACTTCGTCAAGCAGTCGAAGGTGCGCCGGATGGCGATCGCCTGGCTCACCGAAGCTCCGGAGCGGCCGTTCGGCGCCGCGCTGCGCTTCGACGGCGTCGCGGTCCTCGTCGACACACGAGGTGCCCTCATCCGCCTGGACCATCTGGAGGCGGCGTTCTGA
- a CDS encoding ribonuclease HII, translating into MAGADEAGRGCLAGPLVAAAVLFDYESLSLSDRRSLSALNDSKQHSLEMRELLYPRVLRAAARVSVTSRCVRGIDERGLHKTNLAALSDCLRRVGVDGGICLSDGFPVPPTGFEQRHVVGGDATSAAIAAASVIAKVTRDRFMQRMEQQYPGWEFGAHVGYSTPEHRAAIEKLGVSPLHRMSFQSMAYQQLALS; encoded by the coding sequence GTGGCGGGCGCCGACGAGGCGGGCCGCGGCTGCCTGGCCGGCCCGCTGGTCGCCGCGGCCGTGCTCTTCGACTACGAGTCCCTCTCGCTGTCGGACCGCCGCTCCCTGAGCGCGCTGAACGACTCCAAGCAGCACTCCCTCGAGATGCGCGAGCTGCTCTACCCGCGCGTGCTGCGCGCGGCCGCACGCGTCTCGGTCACCTCCCGCTGCGTCCGCGGCATCGACGAGCGCGGCCTCCACAAGACCAACCTCGCCGCCCTATCCGATTGCCTCCGCCGCGTCGGCGTGGACGGTGGCATCTGCCTGAGCGACGGCTTTCCCGTCCCACCGACGGGCTTCGAGCAGCGCCACGTGGTCGGCGGCGACGCCACCTCGGCCGCCATCGCCGCGGCCTCGGTCATCGCCAAGGTCACCCGGGACCGCTTCATGCAGCGCATGGAGCAGCAGTACCCGGGCTGGGAGTTCGGTGCCCACGTCGGCTACTCCACCCCCGAGCACCGCGCGGCGATCGAGAAGCTCGGCGTCTCGCCCCTGCACCGCATGTCGTTCCAGTCGATGGCCTACCAGCAGCTCGCGCTGTCCTAG
- the lepB gene encoding signal peptidase I gives MAAKKGSSSTSGSLVELVLIVAVALGLALGIQAFLVKPYRIPSESMVPTLTVGQRVLVNRIGERFTHPSVGDIVVFHPPAGATTNTCGSGAPPAGSPCDAPTKDRADVNFIKRVVAGPGDRISIEDGHVILNGKRQTEDFARPCQPEDACEFPTEIKIPADHYFMMGDNRGSSDDSRFWGPVPEKWIIGQAFATYWPPGRIGLL, from the coding sequence GTGGCGGCCAAGAAGGGGTCGTCCTCGACCTCCGGGTCGCTCGTCGAGCTGGTCTTGATCGTGGCGGTTGCCCTGGGCTTGGCCCTGGGCATCCAGGCCTTCCTGGTCAAGCCCTACCGGATTCCCAGCGAGTCCATGGTCCCGACGTTGACCGTCGGGCAGCGCGTGCTCGTCAACCGGATCGGCGAGCGGTTCACTCACCCGTCGGTGGGAGACATCGTGGTCTTCCACCCGCCCGCGGGCGCCACCACCAACACGTGTGGCTCCGGCGCCCCGCCCGCCGGGTCGCCCTGTGACGCGCCCACCAAGGACCGCGCGGACGTGAACTTCATCAAGCGCGTCGTCGCCGGCCCGGGTGACCGGATCTCGATCGAGGACGGGCACGTGATCCTCAACGGCAAGCGTCAGACCGAGGACTTCGCTCGGCCCTGCCAGCCCGAGGACGCGTGCGAGTTCCCGACCGAGATCAAGATTCCAGCCGACCACTACTTCATGATGGGCGACAACCGTGGCTCCTCTGACGACAGCCGCTTCTGGGGACCCGTCCCCGAGAAGTGGATCATCGGCCAAGCCTTCGCGACCTACTGGCCGCCGGGCCGCATCGGCCTCCTCTAA
- a CDS encoding circularly permuted type 2 ATP-grasp protein, translating into MPTDELAADYPVAEGCFDEAFDADGTLRAPSRAGVEAVLRAGAADLPGKIGRSLRRAGVRFSSVEGDLEFYVDPVPRVITAAEWEPVKRGLAQRVRALNAFVADVYGEQRIVAEGVVPSSVISSAEYFEPALRGLRPPGNVWIGVAGLDLVRDADGEWLVLEDNVRTPSGFAYLHATRHALLEHIDVPPSATPRSLDGEVDLLADTLRVVAPEGVRGRRAPGAALLTDGQHNSAYWEHQWLARQLGIPLVEPHELEVRADGYLWLKARGLREPRRIDVLYRRTNADRVDSDIGRLLIDPVRRGVLGLVNQYGTGVADDKLTHAYVEDMIRFYVGEEPVLRSVPTYDLSQPDQLEAALDVFDELVLKPRAGHGGVGVLISPRASREEIEATRKAVLARPDDWIAQRMVMLSTHPTVVEGGRLAPRHIDLRPFVFLGADCAPRVLPGGLTRVARSEGALVVNSSQNGGAKDTWVLP; encoded by the coding sequence ATGCCCACCGACGAGCTTGCGGCCGACTACCCGGTGGCGGAGGGCTGCTTCGACGAGGCGTTCGACGCCGACGGCACCTTGCGCGCGCCCTCGCGCGCGGGTGTGGAAGCGGTGCTCCGCGCGGGCGCCGCGGACCTGCCGGGCAAGATCGGCCGGTCGCTGCGCCGCGCGGGCGTGCGCTTCTCCTCCGTCGAGGGCGACCTCGAGTTTTACGTGGACCCCGTGCCGCGCGTGATCACCGCCGCCGAGTGGGAGCCCGTCAAGCGCGGCCTGGCCCAGCGCGTCCGCGCGCTGAACGCGTTCGTCGCCGACGTCTACGGCGAGCAGCGGATCGTCGCCGAGGGCGTCGTCCCGTCGTCGGTCATCTCGAGCGCCGAGTACTTCGAGCCCGCCCTGCGCGGACTCCGGCCCCCGGGGAACGTGTGGATCGGCGTGGCCGGGCTGGACCTCGTGCGCGACGCCGACGGCGAGTGGCTCGTCCTGGAGGACAACGTCCGCACGCCGTCGGGCTTCGCCTACCTGCACGCGACCCGCCACGCGCTGCTCGAGCACATCGACGTGCCGCCGAGCGCGACGCCGCGGTCGCTGGACGGAGAAGTCGACCTGCTCGCGGACACCCTGCGCGTCGTCGCCCCCGAGGGGGTGCGCGGTCGCCGTGCCCCGGGTGCCGCACTGCTCACCGACGGCCAGCACAACTCCGCCTACTGGGAGCACCAGTGGCTGGCCCGCCAGCTCGGCATCCCGCTGGTCGAGCCCCACGAGCTCGAGGTGCGCGCGGACGGCTACCTGTGGCTCAAGGCCCGCGGCCTACGCGAGCCCCGCCGGATCGACGTGCTCTACCGACGCACCAACGCCGACCGCGTGGACTCCGACATCGGGCGGTTGTTGATCGACCCCGTTCGCCGCGGCGTGCTCGGCCTCGTCAACCAGTACGGCACCGGCGTCGCCGACGACAAGCTCACCCACGCCTACGTCGAGGACATGATCCGCTTCTACGTCGGCGAGGAGCCGGTCCTCCGCTCCGTCCCGACCTACGACCTCTCCCAGCCCGACCAGCTCGAAGCGGCGCTGGACGTCTTCGACGAGCTCGTCCTCAAGCCCCGCGCCGGCCACGGCGGCGTCGGCGTCCTCATCTCCCCCCGCGCCTCCCGCGAGGAGATCGAAGCCACCCGCAAGGCCGTCCTCGCCCGCCCGGACGACTGGATCGCCCAGCGCATGGTCATGCTCTCCACGCATCCGACCGTCGTCGAAGGCGGCCGCCTCGCGCCCCGCCACATCGACCTCCGTCCGTTCGTCTTCCTCGGCGCCGACTGCGCACCCCGCGTCCTGCCCGGCGGCCTGACCCGCGTGGCGCGCAGCGAAGGCGCGCTGGTCGTCAACTCGTCCCAGAACGGCGGGGCGAAGGACACCTGGGTCCTGCCGTAG
- the ffh gene encoding signal recognition particle protein: MFDSLSEKLQGTLSGVRQRGSLTEDDINKAMREIRLALLEADVNFKVVKQFTSAVKERALGIEITKQLNPGQQVIKIVNEELTALMGGQSAGVTFSPRPPTVILMAGLQGSGKTTATAKLAKMLKEQNNSSVAVAACDVYRPAAVDQLIKVGAQAGATVYERGTDADPVDIAGWALDQAKRDGKDVLIVDTSGRLHVDQALMEELANIKKRVKPHTVLLVVDAMTGQDAVNVAEQFGEVAAFDGVILSKLDGDARGGAALSVKAVTGKPILFASTGEKLGDFEKFHPDRMAQRILGMGDVLSFIERAEQQVDQDEAKELERKLRKNQFTLEDFLDQLKKIRRMGPLTSLLGMIPGLAGHQLSKMNVDEKELDRVEAMILSMTPYERRHPELIKGSRRLRIAKGSGTTVQQVNQLVKQFDQMRKLMRGIQQGKMPDLGQIMRQR; the protein is encoded by the coding sequence ATGTTCGATTCGCTCTCGGAGAAGCTTCAAGGGACGCTGTCCGGCGTCCGGCAGCGCGGGTCGCTGACCGAGGACGACATCAACAAGGCGATGCGCGAGATCCGCCTCGCGCTCCTCGAGGCCGACGTCAACTTCAAGGTCGTCAAGCAGTTCACGAGCGCGGTCAAGGAACGCGCGCTCGGGATCGAGATCACCAAGCAGCTCAACCCCGGGCAGCAGGTGATCAAGATCGTCAACGAGGAGTTGACCGCCCTGATGGGCGGCCAGTCCGCGGGCGTGACGTTCTCGCCGCGGCCGCCGACCGTGATCCTCATGGCCGGCCTGCAGGGCTCGGGCAAGACGACCGCCACGGCCAAGCTGGCGAAGATGCTCAAGGAGCAGAACAACTCGTCCGTGGCCGTCGCGGCCTGCGACGTGTACCGCCCGGCGGCTGTGGACCAGCTGATCAAGGTCGGCGCCCAGGCGGGCGCCACGGTCTACGAGCGCGGCACGGATGCGGACCCGGTGGACATCGCCGGCTGGGCGCTGGACCAGGCCAAGCGGGACGGCAAGGACGTCCTGATCGTGGACACCAGCGGCCGCCTGCACGTGGACCAGGCGCTGATGGAAGAGCTGGCCAACATCAAGAAGCGCGTCAAGCCGCACACGGTGCTGCTCGTCGTCGACGCGATGACCGGCCAGGACGCGGTCAACGTCGCCGAGCAGTTCGGCGAGGTGGCGGCCTTCGACGGCGTGATCCTGTCCAAGCTGGACGGCGATGCGCGCGGCGGCGCGGCTCTGAGCGTCAAGGCCGTCACGGGCAAGCCGATCCTGTTCGCTTCCACCGGCGAGAAGCTGGGCGACTTCGAGAAGTTCCACCCCGACCGGATGGCGCAGCGCATCCTCGGCATGGGCGACGTCCTGTCGTTCATCGAGCGCGCCGAGCAGCAGGTCGACCAGGACGAGGCCAAGGAGCTCGAGCGCAAGCTCAGGAAGAACCAGTTCACGCTCGAGGACTTCCTGGACCAGCTCAAGAAGATCCGGCGCATGGGGCCGCTCACGTCGCTCCTGGGCATGATCCCGGGCCTGGCGGGCCATCAGCTGTCGAAGATGAACGTCGACGAGAAGGAGCTCGACCGCGTCGAGGCGATGATCCTCTCGATGACGCCGTACGAGCGCCGGCACCCCGAGCTGATCAAGGGCTCGCGCCGCCTGCGCATCGCCAAGGGCTCTGGAACGACGGTCCAGCAGGTCAACCAGCTCGTCAAGCAGTTCGACCAGATGCGCAAGCTGATGCGCGGGATCCAGCAGGGCAAGATGCCCGATCTCGGCCAGATCATGCGGCAAAGGTGA
- a CDS encoding YifB family Mg chelatase-like AAA ATPase, whose product MLARVITFAVEGVDARRVWVEADIRLGLPAFTVVGLADKAVREARERVRAALTNSGYEFPLRRITVNLAPAYLRKVGPAFDLPLAVAVLVASGQLEADAVESAAIVGELSLTGEVRPVRGALAVAEATRRHELKRLVLPRARAREAALVPDVEIVGVESLTELVATLRGDEVPAGLPAELVEVAEEIPDLADVRGHNGLILGLEVAAAGGHNLFLQGPPGTGKTMIARRLPSILPPLSPEEAIEVTRIQSIAGLRGAAGLVRERPFRAPHHTISAAGLVGGSNPPQPGEATLAHRGVLFLDELSEFARPSLEALRQPLEDGNVTIVRGQQVMAFPTRFMLVAASNPCPCGLGGSRCTCTQADLARHRRRLSGPLLDRIDILMRVERPPAEALRRQAAPSSATVRERVVAARERQEQRLSGEPETCNAQLTSRQIRELGEITPSALRLLSELYDRHSLSARGHTRILRVARTVADLDASDPVGPEHVSIAASLRLDDSPPLAEAA is encoded by the coding sequence ATGCTCGCCCGTGTGATCACCTTCGCCGTCGAGGGCGTGGACGCACGGCGCGTCTGGGTCGAGGCCGACATCCGGCTGGGCCTGCCGGCCTTCACCGTCGTCGGGCTGGCCGACAAGGCCGTGCGCGAAGCCCGTGAGCGCGTCCGGGCCGCGCTGACCAACTCCGGGTACGAGTTCCCGCTACGCCGGATCACGGTCAACCTCGCGCCGGCGTACCTGCGCAAGGTCGGCCCGGCGTTCGACCTGCCGCTCGCTGTCGCCGTCCTCGTCGCCTCCGGCCAGCTCGAGGCGGACGCCGTCGAGTCGGCGGCGATCGTGGGCGAGCTGTCGCTGACCGGTGAGGTGCGCCCGGTGCGCGGCGCCCTCGCCGTCGCGGAAGCCACACGGCGCCACGAGCTCAAGCGACTCGTGCTGCCGCGTGCGCGGGCGCGCGAGGCGGCGCTCGTGCCGGACGTCGAGATCGTCGGGGTCGAGTCGCTCACCGAGCTGGTCGCGACCCTGCGGGGCGACGAAGTGCCCGCCGGCCTTCCGGCCGAACTGGTCGAGGTGGCAGAGGAGATCCCGGATCTTGCCGATGTGCGCGGCCACAACGGGCTCATCCTCGGCCTCGAGGTGGCTGCGGCCGGGGGGCACAACCTGTTCTTGCAGGGGCCGCCGGGAACGGGCAAGACGATGATCGCGCGGCGCCTGCCGTCGATCCTGCCGCCGCTCAGCCCGGAGGAGGCGATCGAGGTCACGCGCATCCAGTCGATCGCCGGCCTGCGGGGCGCGGCCGGCCTGGTCCGTGAGCGTCCCTTCCGCGCGCCCCACCACACGATCTCGGCGGCCGGCCTCGTCGGCGGGTCCAACCCGCCGCAACCGGGTGAAGCGACCCTGGCACACCGCGGCGTGCTCTTCTTGGATGAGCTGTCGGAGTTCGCGCGTCCGAGCCTCGAAGCGCTGCGCCAGCCGCTCGAGGACGGCAACGTCACGATCGTGCGTGGCCAGCAGGTCATGGCCTTCCCGACGCGGTTCATGCTCGTCGCCGCGTCCAACCCGTGCCCGTGCGGCCTCGGCGGCTCGCGCTGCACGTGCACGCAGGCGGACCTCGCGCGGCATCGTCGCCGGCTGTCCGGTCCGCTGCTGGACCGCATAGACATCCTGATGCGCGTCGAGCGGCCACCGGCGGAGGCGTTGCGCCGCCAGGCGGCGCCGTCGTCGGCGACGGTTCGGGAACGGGTCGTCGCCGCCCGCGAGCGCCAGGAGCAGCGGCTGAGCGGGGAGCCCGAGACGTGCAACGCCCAGCTCACGTCGCGGCAGATCCGCGAGCTCGGCGAGATCACGCCGAGCGCGCTGCGCCTGCTGTCGGAGCTCTACGACCGCCACAGCCTCTCGGCGCGCGGTCACACCCGCATCCTGCGGGTGGCCCGCACGGTCGCGGATCTCGACGCCTCCGACCCCGTCGGCCCGGAGCACGTCAGCATCGCCGCGAGCCTCCGCCTCGACGACTCACCACCACTCGCGGAGGCGGCATGA
- a CDS encoding alpha/beta hydrolase, with product MATFVLVHGAWHGGWCWRDVATELAFAGHDVLTPTSSGLAERRGLAASATLSAHVDELAGLLYFADLREVVLVGHSYGGLVVTGAAARAHARIARLVYVDGMMAEDGQSMFDLLVPARRRWYEEATSGGVVLPPAPEVLGIGSDRADWVSDRLSPQPLATLTEPLSAPDAPPLARQYVRCTAGPLTGSFSGFASRLRDTAGWDVVDFDGPHDAMLTHPTDLAALLAT from the coding sequence ATGGCCACCTTCGTTCTCGTCCATGGCGCGTGGCACGGCGGTTGGTGCTGGCGTGACGTCGCGACCGAGCTCGCCTTCGCCGGGCACGACGTGCTCACGCCGACGTCGTCCGGGCTGGCCGAGCGGCGTGGGCTCGCGGCGTCGGCGACGTTGTCCGCACACGTCGACGAGCTCGCCGGGCTCCTGTACTTCGCGGACCTGCGCGAGGTGGTGCTCGTCGGGCATTCCTACGGGGGGTTGGTCGTCACCGGTGCGGCCGCTCGCGCGCACGCGCGGATCGCGCGGCTGGTCTACGTCGACGGGATGATGGCCGAGGACGGCCAGTCGATGTTCGACCTGCTCGTCCCGGCCCGGCGCAGGTGGTACGAGGAGGCGACCTCGGGCGGCGTGGTGCTTCCGCCGGCGCCCGAGGTGCTCGGCATCGGATCGGACCGCGCGGACTGGGTCTCCGACCGGCTCTCGCCCCAGCCGCTGGCCACGCTGACTGAGCCGTTGTCGGCACCGGACGCCCCGCCGCTCGCGCGGCAGTACGTGCGTTGCACGGCCGGCCCGCTGACCGGCAGCTTCTCGGGCTTCGCCAGCCGGCTGCGCGATACAGCGGGCTGGGACGTGGTCGACTTCGATGGACCGCATGACGCGATGCTCACGCATCCGACGGACCTGGCGGCACTGCTCGCCACTTAA
- the rimM gene encoding ribosome maturation factor RimM (Essential for efficient processing of 16S rRNA), translating into MSEQLTVGRVGRPHGLDGSFYVVDPAPELPASGGIVSGRRITRRAGTSEKPILRLEGSSTREDAEALRGQELTIPREDSMLEEGEFWASDLEGCAVVSGAVEVGVVRRMTALPSVEVLEVDRVDGSELLVPLVRDCVRSIDLEARRIDIDLEFLGEG; encoded by the coding sequence TTGAGTGAGCAGTTGACGGTCGGCCGCGTCGGCCGACCGCACGGACTCGACGGTTCTTTCTACGTGGTCGACCCGGCGCCGGAGCTTCCGGCGTCAGGCGGCATCGTCTCCGGTCGGCGCATCACGCGCCGCGCCGGAACTTCTGAGAAGCCGATCCTGCGGCTCGAAGGCTCCAGCACGCGCGAGGACGCGGAAGCGTTGCGCGGCCAGGAGCTGACGATCCCGCGTGAGGACTCCATGCTCGAGGAGGGCGAGTTCTGGGCGTCCGACCTGGAGGGCTGCGCGGTGGTCAGCGGCGCGGTCGAGGTCGGGGTCGTGCGGCGGATGACCGCGCTGCCGTCGGTCGAGGTGCTCGAGGTGGACCGCGTGGACGGCTCCGAGCTGCTCGTGCCGCTCGTGCGCGACTGCGTGCGGTCGATCGACCTCGAGGCGCGCCGGATCGACATCGACCTGGAGTTCCTCGGTGAGGGCTGA
- a CDS encoding KH domain-containing protein, producing the protein MRELLEYLARLLVDHPEKVQVDEFEEDDGTLVLELSVDDDDYGQVIGRGGRTAQALRTVVKAAAVKDNRRVLIDIVE; encoded by the coding sequence GTGCGCGAGCTGCTCGAGTACCTCGCGCGGTTGCTGGTCGACCACCCTGAGAAGGTCCAGGTCGACGAGTTCGAGGAGGACGACGGGACGCTGGTCCTCGAGTTGTCCGTGGACGATGACGACTACGGTCAGGTCATCGGCCGCGGAGGGCGTACCGCCCAGGCGCTGCGGACGGTCGTGAAGGCCGCCGCGGTCAAGGACAACCGCCGCGTCCTCATCGACATCGTTGAGTGA
- the dprA gene encoding DNA-processing protein DprA: MTACDDCLRRTDLIAAIAGRLQIEFKQRSAPGRVLALPDDELLEIGASDHVTRRYADFDAPAARARASALRLTTVCRCRDEYPDSLRDLADPPAVLHVLGDPQVLADDEGVGVVGARRASAYGLDVARTIGRGLSAADVTVVSGLALGIDSAAHAGALEGRGRTVGVLAGSAHVAYPTRGFRLHAAVSERGAVISEMPPGANAHRWCFVARNRIIAALSAVTIVVQATERSGSLTTADFATELGRTVGAVPGQVTTRLSGGTHLLIQTGAPLIRHTADALELLAGATGRAFDARAAGRPAVPDLEPRLALLLAAVEDGHGTLSELAETADEARFALSGLGELERLGLVRRGFAGRWERAAA, translated from the coding sequence ATGACCGCGTGCGACGACTGCCTCCGCCGCACCGACCTGATCGCCGCCATCGCCGGCCGGCTCCAGATCGAGTTCAAGCAGCGGTCCGCACCGGGCCGGGTCCTGGCGTTGCCCGACGACGAGCTGCTGGAGATCGGCGCCTCGGACCACGTGACCCGCCGCTACGCGGACTTCGACGCGCCGGCCGCCCGGGCACGGGCGAGCGCGCTGCGGCTCACCACGGTGTGCCGATGCCGCGACGAGTATCCGGACTCCCTGCGCGACCTCGCCGACCCGCCGGCCGTGCTGCACGTGCTGGGTGACCCGCAGGTGCTCGCGGATGACGAGGGCGTGGGCGTGGTCGGCGCCCGCCGCGCCTCGGCGTACGGCCTGGACGTCGCCCGCACCATCGGCCGCGGGCTGTCGGCAGCCGACGTCACGGTCGTCTCGGGCCTCGCGCTGGGCATCGACTCCGCGGCGCACGCGGGCGCGCTGGAGGGCCGCGGCCGGACGGTCGGCGTGCTCGCGGGCAGCGCGCACGTGGCGTACCCGACGCGCGGGTTCCGCCTGCACGCCGCGGTGTCCGAGCGCGGCGCCGTGATCTCCGAGATGCCGCCGGGCGCGAACGCGCACCGCTGGTGCTTCGTCGCCCGCAACCGGATCATCGCCGCGCTGTCCGCCGTGACGATCGTCGTCCAGGCGACCGAGCGCTCGGGCTCGCTGACGACCGCCGACTTCGCCACCGAGCTCGGCCGCACCGTCGGGGCCGTCCCGGGCCAGGTCACGACCCGGCTGTCCGGTGGCACGCACCTGCTGATCCAGACGGGCGCACCCCTGATCCGCCACACCGCCGACGCGCTCGAGCTGCTCGCCGGCGCCACGGGCCGCGCATTCGATGCACGCGCCGCGGGGCGCCCGGCGGTCCCGGATCTGGAACCACGCCTCGCGCTGCTCCTCGCGGCGGTCGAGGACGGCCACGGCACATTGTCCGAGCTGGCCGAGACCGCGGACGAGGCGCGCTTCGCCCTCTCCGGCCTCGGCGAGCTCGAACGCCTCGGCCTGGTCCGGCGAGGGTTCGCGGGGAGGTGGGAGCGAGCGGCCGCTTGA
- the thiD gene encoding bifunctional hydroxymethylpyrimidine kinase/phosphomethylpyrimidine kinase: protein MAPPAVLSIAGSDSGGGAGIQADLKAFAHAGVHGMTAITALTAQNTVGVTGIHPVPPEFIVEQVRAVQADIGVDAVKIGMLGTAITVRAVAEALELVGDVPIVIDPVMVSESGAVLLDDEARQAIVEHLLPRATVITPNLPEARVLAGEGPRDTAAWARGGDPSDDVADLARGLHALGPAHVVITGGHRDELVDVFYDGTEIHTLTGEKHPDGAAHGSGCTHSSTLAAHLALGATPLDAARRAREAASDAVKHGLRGIGAGAGPVDVLNISVRGLTARQLGATDPKEHLSARDIMRP, encoded by the coding sequence ATGGCCCCACCCGCAGTCCTCTCGATCGCCGGCTCGGACTCCGGCGGCGGCGCCGGCATCCAGGCGGACCTGAAGGCGTTCGCGCACGCGGGCGTGCACGGGATGACGGCCATCACGGCGCTGACCGCGCAGAACACGGTCGGCGTGACCGGCATCCACCCCGTCCCGCCGGAGTTCATCGTCGAGCAGGTCCGGGCGGTGCAGGCGGACATCGGCGTCGACGCCGTGAAGATCGGGATGCTCGGCACCGCGATCACGGTGCGCGCGGTCGCCGAGGCGCTGGAGCTCGTGGGGGACGTCCCGATCGTGATCGACCCGGTGATGGTCTCCGAGAGCGGTGCGGTCCTCCTGGACGACGAGGCGCGGCAGGCAATCGTCGAGCACCTGCTCCCGCGCGCGACCGTGATCACGCCGAACCTGCCGGAGGCGCGCGTGCTGGCCGGCGAGGGGCCGCGCGACACCGCGGCGTGGGCGCGCGGGGGCGACCCGAGCGACGACGTCGCCGACCTCGCGCGGGGGCTTCACGCGCTCGGTCCGGCCCATGTCGTCATAACCGGAGGTCACCGCGACGAGCTCGTCGACGTTTTCTACGACGGCACGGAGATCCACACGCTGACCGGTGAGAAACACCCGGATGGGGCTGCGCATGGGTCGGGCTGTACCCACTCGAGCACGCTGGCAGCCCATCTCGCGCTGGGCGCAACGCCACTTGACGCAGCCCGTCGGGCGAGGGAGGCCGCATCGGACGCCGTCAAGCACGGCCTGCGCGGAATCGGCGCGGGAGCGGGCCCCGTCGACGTCCTGAACATCTCCGTCCGCGGGCTGACGGCGCGTCAGCTTGGCGCGACCGACCCTAAAGAGCACCTCAGCGCACGTGACATAATGCGGCCATGA
- the trmD gene encoding tRNA (guanosine(37)-N1)-methyltransferase TrmD, with amino-acid sequence MRADVFTLFPQWFEWFRTQRHVENAYALGHSVEAIDFRETTPLKWGQVDDTPFGGGAGMVLRVDTMEAALRARYDEDPVELRSHRRVIALTPSGRLLDDALATELAGEEEITLLCGRYEGFDERILEHFVSDQVSIGRYVLAGGELAAMVVLDTVLRKLPGVLGDDLSAVEESYSEALEGAPEYPHYTRPADWRGWAVPDVLLSGHHARVEEWRRAQSRARAERPLP; translated from the coding sequence GTGAGGGCTGACGTCTTCACGCTGTTCCCGCAGTGGTTCGAGTGGTTCCGGACGCAGCGGCACGTGGAGAACGCGTACGCGCTCGGGCACTCGGTCGAGGCGATCGACTTCCGGGAGACGACGCCGCTCAAGTGGGGCCAGGTCGACGACACGCCGTTCGGCGGCGGCGCGGGCATGGTCCTGCGCGTCGACACGATGGAGGCCGCGCTGCGGGCGCGCTACGACGAGGACCCGGTCGAGTTGCGGTCACACCGTCGCGTGATCGCGTTGACCCCGTCGGGGCGCCTGCTGGACGACGCGTTGGCGACCGAGCTGGCGGGGGAGGAGGAGATCACCCTGCTGTGCGGCCGCTACGAGGGCTTCGACGAGCGCATCCTCGAGCACTTCGTCAGCGATCAGGTGTCGATCGGCCGCTACGTGCTGGCCGGCGGCGAGCTGGCCGCGATGGTCGTGCTCGACACCGTGCTGCGCAAGCTTCCGGGCGTCCTCGGCGACGACCTGTCGGCCGTCGAGGAGTCCTACTCGGAGGCGCTCGAAGGCGCCCCCGAGTACCCGCACTACACGCGCCCGGCGGACTGGCGCGGCTGGGCGGTTCCGGACGTCCTGCTATCTGGTCATCATGCTCGCGTCGAGGAGTGGCGACGGGCGCAATCCAGAGCGCGCGCCGAGCGTCCGCTACCATGA
- the rpsP gene encoding 30S ribosomal protein S16, with protein sequence MAVSMRLTRVGGKKDPQWRVVVADRRSPRDGRFIETIGRYNPQTEPSTVVLDEERVRYWISKGAQPSEPVQKLMKIQGIS encoded by the coding sequence ATGGCAGTCAGCATGCGACTCACCCGCGTTGGCGGGAAAAAAGATCCCCAGTGGCGGGTGGTCGTCGCCGATCGCCGTTCCCCGCGGGACGGCCGGTTCATCGAGACCATCGGCCGCTACAACCCGCAGACCGAGCCGTCCACGGTCGTGCTCGACGAGGAGCGGGTTCGGTACTGGATCAGCAAGGGCGCCCAGCCCTCTGAGCCGGTTCAGAAGCTCATGAAGATCCAGGGCATCTCCTAG